The Catenuloplanes niger genome includes a window with the following:
- a CDS encoding LysR family transcriptional regulator: protein MSAGGGIDGVDLNLLKPLAALLDERSVSRAAIRAHMSQPAMSRTLQRLRKAFKDDLLVRGTGGYELTPAGERIRRQLATLLPDVADMFGRGPFAPAGAAETFRVAGSDYAATVLGDPLFRDVLRQSPRSRLHYRTWHDSVFDELDHGRLDLAFCGVIPSGPLRAERLFDERFVCVLSSDHPLAGRPALDLEEYLGVRHVVVDVSRGEQGVVDADLRRAGRRRSPALTVPYHSAALHVVPGTDFVATMPERLVHPHDGIRVAAVPPQIGVMAYAMVWHPRLDTDPAQHWLRDRARAAAGPLTRHR from the coding sequence ATGAGCGCGGGCGGGGGCATCGACGGGGTCGACCTCAACCTGCTCAAGCCGCTCGCCGCGCTCCTGGACGAACGCAGCGTCTCCCGGGCCGCGATCCGCGCCCACATGAGCCAGCCGGCGATGAGCCGCACCCTGCAGCGCCTGCGCAAGGCGTTCAAGGACGACCTGCTCGTGCGCGGGACCGGCGGGTACGAACTGACCCCGGCCGGCGAGCGGATCCGGCGGCAGCTCGCCACCCTGCTGCCGGACGTGGCGGACATGTTCGGCCGCGGGCCGTTCGCGCCCGCCGGCGCCGCGGAGACGTTCCGCGTCGCCGGCAGCGACTACGCCGCCACCGTGCTCGGCGACCCGCTGTTCCGTGACGTGCTGCGGCAGTCGCCCCGGTCCCGCCTGCACTACCGGACCTGGCACGACAGCGTGTTCGACGAGCTCGACCACGGCCGGCTGGACCTCGCGTTCTGCGGTGTGATCCCGTCCGGGCCGCTGCGCGCCGAACGGCTCTTCGACGAGCGGTTCGTCTGCGTGCTCTCCAGCGACCATCCGCTCGCCGGGCGTCCCGCCCTGGACCTGGAGGAATATCTCGGCGTCCGGCACGTCGTCGTCGACGTGTCCCGCGGCGAGCAGGGCGTGGTCGACGCCGACCTGCGGCGGGCCGGCCGGCGCCGCAGCCCGGCCCTGACCGTGCCGTACCACAGCGCGGCTCTGCACGTGGTGCCCGGAACCGACTTCGTGGCGACGATGCCGGAGCGCCTGGTCCACCCGCACGACGGCATCCGGGTGGCCGCGGTCCCGCCGCAGATCGGCGTGATGGCGTACGCGATGGTCTGGCACCCCCGGCTGGACACCGACCCGGCCCAGCACTGGCTGCGCGACCGCGCCCGCGCCGCAGCCGGGCCCCTGACCCGACACCGATGA
- a CDS encoding AraC family transcriptional regulator, translating into MDVLSQVLAVSGVRGSAGACLDAAGPWGFGRPGVAGEATVYALTSGSALLTVAGRTVVRLRPGDVALLPTGATHTMAGSAGAPTPVCDGAAVRVAREAGVPVAAGGGGGGAVTRLVGVSYVHDAPLLAMLPAVLHVPAERAGPLGGMVGAVEREFADPGAPASSFVLDRLVDLLQAHVLRGWITGTPIIDAAWWAVLRDPQLSAVVASIHDRPDLPWTAAGLAEVAAMSKSTLHRRFLAATGMNPVGYLTRWRMSVAANRLRDLDEPVERVARAVGYTSVFAFTRAFHRERGMPPSRFRRFSREPRPAAPA; encoded by the coding sequence ATGGACGTGCTGTCGCAGGTGCTGGCGGTCTCCGGGGTGCGGGGCAGCGCCGGGGCGTGCCTCGACGCGGCCGGGCCGTGGGGGTTCGGCCGGCCCGGTGTGGCCGGCGAGGCCACCGTGTACGCGCTGACGTCCGGGTCGGCGTTGCTCACCGTCGCCGGGCGGACCGTGGTGCGGCTGCGGCCGGGGGACGTGGCGCTGCTGCCGACGGGTGCCACGCACACGATGGCGGGCTCGGCGGGCGCGCCCACGCCGGTCTGTGACGGTGCGGCGGTCCGGGTGGCGCGCGAGGCCGGGGTGCCGGTGGCGGCCGGCGGAGGGGGTGGCGGTGCGGTCACCCGGCTGGTCGGGGTCTCCTACGTCCATGACGCGCCGCTGCTGGCGATGCTGCCCGCGGTCCTGCACGTCCCGGCCGAGCGGGCCGGCCCGCTCGGCGGCATGGTCGGCGCGGTGGAGCGGGAGTTCGCCGATCCGGGCGCGCCGGCGTCGTCGTTCGTCCTGGACCGGCTGGTGGATCTGTTGCAGGCGCATGTCCTGCGCGGCTGGATCACCGGCACGCCGATCATCGATGCGGCGTGGTGGGCGGTGCTGCGCGACCCGCAGCTGAGCGCGGTGGTGGCGAGCATCCACGACCGCCCGGACCTGCCGTGGACGGCGGCCGGGCTGGCCGAGGTGGCGGCGATGTCGAAGTCGACCCTGCACCGGCGGTTCCTGGCCGCGACCGGCATGAACCCGGTCGGCTATCTGACCCGGTGGCGGATGAGCGTCGCCGCGAACCGGCTGCGGGACCTCGACGAGCCGGTCGAGCGGGTGGCCCGGGCGGTCGGCTACACGTCGGTGTTCGCGTTCACCCGCGCGTTCCACCGGGAGCGCGGCATGCCGCCGTCCCGCTTCCGCCGGTTCTCCCGTGAGCCGCGCCCCGCCGCGCCCGCCTGA